A DNA window from Pseudomonas tohonis contains the following coding sequences:
- a CDS encoding NnrS family protein has translation MQLRDRKRELAIAPLWRLGFRPFFLAGGLFALIAMAFWIVALTGHLGAWQPAGGWLAWHRHEMPFGFGIAIIAGFLLTAVQNWTGRAGLSGRPLMWLAALWLAARLAWLLKAPLLVLIPLQVAFLPLLAFVIGRSLWQVRQRNNYPVVAVLLLLGSADALVLAGLARGEEGMQRQGVLAAMWLIAALMGLIGGRVIPFFTQRGLGRTQQVKAVPWLDRATLGCALLVAVLTASGVALEARAWIALPFACLALGNAVRLARWYDAGIWRVPLLWSLHLAFAWLVVAPLGQALWHLGLTGNPSLPLHALAVGAMGGLILAMLARVSLGHTGRPLSPPKTMGIAFALVNCGALARVFLPGLLPSVALPLAGVCWLGAFALFLGHYAPMFCHARVDGQPG, from the coding sequence ATGCAGTTGCGTGACCGTAAACGGGAACTGGCCATCGCGCCGCTCTGGCGCCTTGGCTTCCGCCCCTTCTTCCTGGCTGGCGGGCTCTTCGCGCTGATCGCCATGGCGTTCTGGATCGTGGCGCTGACCGGCCACCTCGGCGCCTGGCAACCGGCTGGTGGCTGGCTGGCCTGGCATCGTCACGAAATGCCTTTCGGCTTCGGCATCGCCATCATCGCCGGCTTCCTGCTCACTGCCGTGCAGAACTGGACGGGCAGGGCCGGGCTCTCCGGGCGCCCGTTGATGTGGCTCGCAGCCCTCTGGCTCGCCGCGCGCCTGGCCTGGTTGCTGAAGGCACCGCTGCTCGTGCTGATTCCCCTGCAGGTCGCCTTCCTGCCGCTGCTAGCCTTCGTCATCGGCCGCAGCCTCTGGCAGGTGCGCCAGCGCAACAACTATCCCGTGGTGGCCGTGCTGCTCCTGCTCGGCAGTGCCGATGCCCTGGTGCTGGCCGGCCTGGCACGGGGCGAGGAGGGTATGCAACGCCAGGGCGTGCTCGCGGCGATGTGGTTGATCGCGGCACTGATGGGCCTGATCGGCGGGCGGGTGATTCCCTTCTTCACCCAGCGCGGGCTGGGGCGTACCCAGCAGGTGAAGGCCGTGCCCTGGCTGGACCGCGCCACCCTCGGTTGCGCGTTGCTGGTGGCGGTGCTGACCGCATCGGGCGTTGCCCTGGAAGCCAGAGCCTGGATCGCGTTGCCATTCGCCTGCCTGGCCCTGGGCAACGCCGTTCGCCTGGCGCGCTGGTACGACGCGGGCATCTGGCGCGTGCCGCTGCTCTGGTCTTTGCACCTGGCTTTCGCCTGGCTGGTGGTGGCGCCCCTCGGCCAGGCGCTCTGGCACCTGGGGCTCACGGGCAACCCGAGCCTGCCGTTGCATGCGCTGGCGGTCGGGGCGATGGGCGGGTTGATCCTGGCGATGCTGGCCCGCGTCAGCCTGGGCCACACGGGCCGGCCGCTGTCGCCGCCGAAGACGATGGGCATCGCCTTCGCACTGGTCAACTGCGGAGCGCTGGCGCGGGTGTTCCTGCCGGGGCTGCTGCCCAGCGTGGCGCTACCCCTGGCGGGCGTCTGCTGGCTGGGCGCCTTTGCGCTGTTCCTCGGGCACTACGCGCCGATGTTCTGCCATGCGCGGGTCGACGGCCAGCCTGGTTGA
- a CDS encoding carbon storage regulator — MHELTFEVGEHFQIGDGIVVRVIATQGSQTKLGIEAPRDVAVHREEIYERICKERQQSSTC; from the coding sequence ATGCACGAGCTGACATTCGAAGTCGGTGAGCACTTCCAGATTGGCGATGGCATCGTCGTCAGAGTGATTGCCACCCAGGGCTCGCAGACCAAGCTGGGCATCGAAGCCCCCCGGGATGTCGCCGTACACCGCGAAGAGATCTACGAGCGCATCTGCAAGGAACGGCAGCAATCGAGCACCTGCTGA
- a CDS encoding DUF3429 domain-containing protein codes for MHAFDAPHPPHLARLLGYAGLVPFVTGALGIWLTPIGWRPLVLAALLDYAAVILAFMGAIHWGLAMRAGQEDTRARLQLGLSVIPALFGWVAIAAGLPTGLAVAVFIPAFIGLYLADLRAVRLGLAPGWYPALRRPLTIGVVTSLLVAWGGLLFGQPG; via the coding sequence ATGCATGCATTCGATGCTCCCCATCCGCCGCACCTGGCCCGGCTGCTCGGCTACGCCGGGCTGGTGCCCTTCGTCACCGGTGCACTCGGTATCTGGCTGACCCCGATCGGTTGGCGCCCCCTGGTACTGGCGGCGTTGCTGGACTACGCCGCCGTCATCCTCGCGTTCATGGGCGCCATTCACTGGGGGCTGGCCATGCGCGCCGGCCAGGAGGACACCCGCGCGCGCCTGCAACTGGGCCTTTCGGTGATTCCCGCATTGTTCGGCTGGGTCGCCATCGCCGCCGGGCTGCCCACCGGCCTGGCGGTGGCCGTGTTCATCCCGGCTTTCATCGGCCTTTACCTGGCCGACCTGCGTGCCGTGCGCCTGGGCCTTGCACCGGGCTGGTACCCGGCCCTGCGCCGGCCTCTGACCATCGGCGTCGTCACCAGCCTGCTGGTGGCCTGGGGCGGCCTGCTATTCGGCCAGCCAGGCTGA
- a CDS encoding sensor histidine kinase, whose protein sequence is MRSIQRQLSIGLVTLLLVVGLLLAQVSLWLFDDGLRRHLEGNLRSEAESLLAALVRGPKGIQLDEQKLNPAHQQPYSGRYFLIRIDDTPWRSRSLWDAEFAMPERPGLTAELLPGPNDQQLLTYRGDYRRFGRQVSIAVAQDYTPVLDSFRRVQWTGVALGVAALLLVLALQRYTVRRALRPLERVRRQIAQLQQGQRSELDARVPLELEPLVGQINHLLAHTEDTLRRSRNALGNLGHALKTPLAVLVSLESRDELREHPELRAALAEQLEQIQQRLARELGRARLAGEALPGAHFDCDAELPGLFNTLSMIHDSGLDLDWDVAPGLRLPWDREDLLELLGNLLDNACKWAETQVLLSISLQAGGYRLSVDDDGPGIAEEQRETVLDRGSRLDEQVAGHGLGLGIVRDIVDAWGGRLSLDSSPLGGLRVRIDLPVPRR, encoded by the coding sequence GTGAGGTCCATCCAGCGGCAGCTCAGCATCGGCCTGGTGACCCTGTTGCTGGTGGTCGGGCTCTTGCTCGCCCAGGTGAGCCTGTGGCTGTTCGATGACGGCCTGCGCCGCCACCTCGAGGGCAACCTGCGCAGCGAGGCGGAAAGCCTGCTGGCCGCCCTGGTGCGCGGCCCGAAGGGCATCCAGCTGGACGAGCAGAAGCTCAACCCGGCGCATCAGCAGCCCTATTCGGGGCGCTATTTCCTGATCCGTATCGATGACACCCCCTGGCGCTCCCGCTCCCTGTGGGACGCCGAGTTCGCCATGCCCGAGCGCCCGGGCCTGACCGCCGAGCTGCTGCCCGGGCCCAACGACCAGCAGTTGCTCACCTACCGGGGCGACTACCGCCGCTTCGGCCGCCAGGTGAGCATTGCCGTGGCCCAGGACTACACGCCGGTACTGGACAGCTTCCGCCGCGTGCAGTGGACCGGCGTCGCCCTGGGTGTCGCCGCACTCCTGCTGGTGCTCGCCCTGCAGCGCTACACGGTGCGCCGTGCGCTGCGCCCGCTGGAACGGGTGCGTCGGCAGATCGCCCAGCTGCAGCAGGGCCAGCGCAGCGAGCTGGATGCCCGCGTGCCCCTGGAACTGGAGCCGCTGGTGGGCCAGATCAACCACCTGCTGGCCCATACCGAAGACACCCTGCGCCGCTCGCGCAATGCCCTGGGCAACCTCGGCCACGCACTGAAGACGCCCCTGGCGGTGCTGGTCAGCCTGGAGTCCCGCGACGAGCTGCGTGAGCACCCGGAGCTGCGCGCCGCCCTGGCCGAGCAACTGGAGCAGATCCAGCAGCGCCTGGCTCGCGAGCTGGGCCGCGCGCGCCTGGCCGGCGAAGCCTTGCCAGGGGCGCATTTCGATTGCGATGCGGAGTTGCCGGGGCTGTTCAACACCCTGTCGATGATCCATGACAGCGGGCTCGACCTGGACTGGGATGTCGCCCCCGGCCTGCGCCTGCCCTGGGATCGCGAGGACCTGCTGGAGCTGTTGGGCAACCTGCTGGACAACGCCTGCAAGTGGGCGGAAACCCAGGTGCTGCTGTCCATCTCCCTGCAGGCCGGCGGTTATCGCCTGAGCGTCGACGACGACGGCCCCGGCATCGCCGAGGAGCAGCGCGAGACGGTGCTCGACCGGGGCTCGCGGCTGGACGAGCAGGTTGCCGGCCATGGCCTGGGCCTGGGCATCGTGCGGGACATCGTCGACGCCTGGGGCGGCCGCCTCAGCCTGGACAGCAGCCCCCTCGGCGGCCTGCGGGTGCGCATCGACCTGCCCGTGCCTCGCCGTTGA
- the norR gene encoding nitric oxide reductase transcriptional regulator NorR, translated as MTTPSLLQTLIPLVTDLSRDLPEPERYRRLLGALRDLLPCDATALLRLEGEQLVPLAVDGLSADTLGRRFKVSEHPRLRALLENRGPTRFPADCDLPDPYDGLVDGHLEHLEVHDCLGCPLFLDDRPWGLLTLDALNPARFSSEDLQTLENFAVLAAATVKAAERMHGLERLAADEQQRAEVYRQAAGQARPQEMIGQSAAHKALVEEIAVVGGSELTVLISGETGVGKELVAQAIHARSPRSNQPLISLNCAALPDTLVESELFGHVRGAFSGAVGDRRGKFELADGGSLFLDEVGELPLAIQAKLLRVLQSGQLQRVGSDREHRVNVRVIAATNRDLAEEVRHGRFRADLYHRLSVYPMRVPPLRDRGRDVLLLAGYFLENNRAQLGLRSLRLSQDAQAALLGYDWPGNVRELEHLIGRAGLKARVAQPDRPRILTLTAADLALPRAGAHVQADEAIEEEQPVSIGDLRTAVDHYQQRLVTAALERNEGNWAAAARELGLDRANLLRLAKRLGIK; from the coding sequence ATGACAACTCCCTCTTTGCTGCAGACGCTCATCCCGCTGGTCACTGACCTGTCCCGCGATCTACCGGAGCCGGAGCGCTATCGCCGCCTTCTCGGCGCGCTGCGGGATCTGCTGCCATGCGACGCGACCGCGCTGCTGCGACTGGAAGGCGAGCAACTGGTACCCCTTGCGGTGGACGGCTTGAGCGCGGACACCTTGGGGCGGCGCTTCAAGGTCAGCGAGCACCCACGCCTACGGGCACTCCTGGAGAATCGCGGACCGACGCGCTTCCCTGCCGACTGCGATCTGCCCGACCCGTATGACGGCCTGGTGGATGGGCATCTTGAGCACCTGGAAGTGCACGACTGCCTGGGCTGCCCGCTGTTCCTCGATGATCGCCCCTGGGGCCTGCTGACGCTGGACGCGCTGAACCCGGCGCGCTTCTCCAGCGAGGACCTGCAGACCCTGGAGAACTTCGCCGTACTGGCGGCGGCGACGGTGAAGGCCGCCGAGCGCATGCATGGCCTGGAGCGCCTGGCGGCGGATGAACAGCAGCGTGCGGAGGTCTATCGCCAGGCCGCCGGGCAGGCGCGGCCGCAGGAAATGATCGGCCAGAGTGCCGCACACAAGGCGCTGGTGGAAGAGATCGCCGTGGTCGGTGGCAGCGAGCTGACGGTGCTGATCAGCGGTGAGACGGGCGTTGGCAAGGAGCTGGTGGCCCAGGCGATCCATGCCAGGTCTCCTCGCAGCAACCAACCACTCATCAGCCTCAACTGCGCGGCACTGCCGGATACCCTGGTGGAGAGCGAGCTGTTCGGCCATGTGCGTGGCGCCTTCTCCGGCGCCGTGGGTGACAGGCGTGGCAAGTTCGAGCTGGCCGATGGCGGCAGCCTGTTCCTGGATGAAGTGGGCGAGCTGCCTCTGGCGATCCAGGCCAAGCTGCTGCGGGTATTGCAGAGCGGCCAGTTGCAACGGGTGGGATCGGATCGGGAGCATCGGGTCAATGTTCGGGTGATCGCCGCCACCAACCGGGACCTGGCCGAGGAGGTGCGCCATGGCCGCTTCCGCGCCGACCTCTATCACCGTCTCAGCGTCTATCCCATGCGCGTGCCGCCATTGCGCGATCGGGGCCGCGATGTACTGCTGCTTGCGGGCTATTTCCTCGAGAACAACCGTGCCCAGCTGGGGCTGCGCAGCCTGAGGCTGAGCCAGGATGCGCAAGCCGCCCTCCTCGGCTACGACTGGCCCGGGAACGTGCGTGAGCTGGAACACCTGATCGGACGGGCCGGGCTCAAGGCAAGGGTGGCGCAGCCGGATAGGCCAAGGATCCTGACCCTGACGGCGGCAGACCTGGCTTTACCGCGAGCAGGGGCCCACGTTCAGGCGGATGAGGCGATCGAGGAAGAGCAGCCAGTCTCGATCGGCGATCTGCGTACGGCAGTGGATCATTATCAACAGCGCCTGGTGACCGCGGCACTGGAACGCAATGAGGGCAACTGGGCGGCAGCGGCCAGGGAGCTGGGGCTGGATCGCGCCAACCTGCTGCGACTGGCCAAACGCCTGGGCATCAAGTGA
- a CDS encoding transmembrane sensor/regulator PpyR codes for MTFFNSPDALLRFANQVLWIGLVMLLVGILCGYLLDQFFGLLPLIAFHGMVIFGPTLLKLGYVMRLTAQYQLRKEALHAVA; via the coding sequence ATGACCTTCTTCAACTCCCCCGATGCTCTTCTGCGCTTCGCCAACCAGGTGCTCTGGATTGGCCTGGTCATGCTGCTGGTCGGCATCCTCTGCGGCTATCTGCTCGACCAGTTCTTCGGGCTGCTGCCGCTGATCGCCTTCCACGGTATGGTCATCTTCGGGCCGACCCTGCTGAAGCTCGGCTATGTCATGCGCCTCACCGCCCAATACCAGCTGCGCAAGGAGGCGCTCCATGCAGTTGCGTGA
- a CDS encoding PLP-dependent aminotransferase family protein — MPRSRYKALVDAFAADIRAGRLLPGARLPTHRQLAAEEGLALVTASRVYAELEAMGLVSGETGRGTFVREVSLPPGLGVDQQDVEAGMVDLNFNYPSVPGQAELLRTALRQLALSGDLEALLRYQPHGGRLHERAVMARHLLCRGLRVAAQQVLIVNGAQHGLAVAMMALLQPGDVVATDALTYPGFKVLAEALRVELVAIPSGAAGPDLAALERLCRERPVRLLYTMPTLHNPLGWVMAAEQRERLVAIARRHDLRIIEDAAYAFLVEDAPPPLAALAPERTVYVSGFSKSVATGLRVGFMAAPASLVAALERTIRATAWNTAGVLTAIACGWVEDGTVERLESEKREDARARQALAGELLAGLRVVRHPDSYFLWLPLSKDARADQVAMALMREQISVSTAEPFATSAQVPHALRLALGSVGMGALRDALVKVRSTVEAFT; from the coding sequence ATGCCTCGTTCGCGCTACAAGGCCCTGGTCGATGCGTTTGCCGCTGATATCCGCGCGGGGCGCCTGCTGCCGGGCGCACGCCTGCCGACCCATCGCCAGCTGGCGGCGGAGGAGGGGCTGGCGTTGGTCACGGCGTCCCGGGTGTATGCGGAACTGGAGGCGATGGGGCTGGTGAGCGGGGAGACGGGACGCGGGACGTTCGTCAGGGAGGTGTCGCTGCCGCCCGGGCTGGGGGTGGACCAGCAGGATGTCGAAGCCGGGATGGTCGATCTCAATTTCAACTACCCCTCGGTGCCGGGGCAGGCGGAGCTGTTGCGCACCGCGTTGCGCCAGCTGGCGCTGAGCGGTGACCTGGAGGCGCTGCTGCGCTATCAACCCCACGGCGGGCGTTTGCACGAGCGCGCGGTGATGGCGCGTCATCTGCTCTGCCGGGGGCTGAGGGTGGCGGCGCAGCAGGTGCTGATCGTCAATGGCGCGCAGCACGGGCTGGCGGTGGCGATGATGGCGCTGCTGCAGCCGGGGGATGTGGTGGCGACGGATGCCCTGACCTACCCGGGCTTCAAGGTGCTGGCGGAGGCGTTGCGGGTGGAGCTGGTGGCCATCCCCTCTGGCGCGGCGGGGCCGGATCTCGCGGCGCTGGAGCGACTCTGCCGGGAGAGACCGGTGCGGCTGCTGTATACGATGCCCACGCTGCACAACCCCTTGGGCTGGGTGATGGCGGCCGAGCAGCGGGAGCGATTGGTGGCGATCGCTAGACGCCATGATCTGCGCATCATCGAGGATGCAGCCTATGCCTTTCTCGTCGAGGACGCGCCGCCGCCATTGGCTGCGCTGGCGCCGGAGCGGACGGTCTATGTCTCGGGGTTTTCGAAGAGCGTGGCCACGGGGTTGCGGGTCGGTTTCATGGCGGCGCCCGCATCCCTGGTGGCGGCGCTGGAGCGCACCATCCGCGCGACTGCCTGGAATACCGCCGGCGTGCTGACGGCGATTGCCTGCGGCTGGGTGGAGGACGGCACCGTGGAGCGGCTGGAGTCGGAGAAGCGAGAAGACGCCCGGGCACGGCAGGCGCTGGCCGGTGAGCTGCTGGCGGGGCTGCGCGTTGTGCGTCATCCCGATTCGTACTTCCTCTGGCTACCGCTATCCAAGGATGCCCGGGCCGACCAGGTGGCGATGGCGCTGATGCGTGAGCAGATCTCGGTGTCGACCGCCGAGCCTTTCGCGACGTCTGCCCAGGTACCCCATGCGCTGAGGCTGGCATTGGGGTCTGTGGGAATGGGGGCGTTGCGCGATGCGCTGGTGAAGGTGCGCTCCACCGTGGAGGCCTTCACCTAG
- the queD gene encoding 6-carboxytetrahydropterin synthase QueD encodes MELFKEFIFEAAHRLPHVPAGHKCGRLHGHSFRVAIYIEGEVDPYTGWIRDFSEIKAIFKPLYEQLDHNYLNDIPGLENPTSEVLAKWIWQQLKPLLPELSRVRIHETCTSGCEYRGD; translated from the coding sequence GTGGAACTGTTCAAGGAATTCATCTTCGAGGCGGCTCACCGCCTCCCCCATGTCCCCGCCGGCCACAAGTGCGGGCGACTGCACGGCCACTCCTTCCGCGTCGCCATCTACATCGAAGGCGAAGTCGATCCCTATACCGGCTGGATACGCGATTTCTCGGAGATCAAGGCGATCTTCAAGCCGCTCTATGAGCAGCTCGATCACAACTACCTGAACGACATCCCTGGGTTGGAGAACCCCACCAGCGAAGTGCTCGCCAAGTGGATCTGGCAACAGCTCAAGCCGCTGCTTCCGGAGCTCTCCCGGGTGCGCATCCATGAGACCTGCACCAGTGGCTGCGAGTATCGGGGCGACTGA
- a CDS encoding response regulator transcription factor — translation MRLLLVEDHVPLADELLAGLGRQGYAVDWLADGRDAAHQGASEPYDLIVLDLGLPGRPGLDVLREWRAGGLATPVLILTARDSWAERIEGLKAGADDYLTKPFHPEELALRIQSLLRRARGLANQPHLEAAGLQLDEGRQCVTRGGEEVDLTAAEFRLLRYFMLHPGQLLSKSHLAEHLYDGETERDSNVIEVHVNHLRRKLGRSVIETRRGQGYRFTGATE, via the coding sequence ATGCGCCTGCTGCTGGTTGAGGATCATGTGCCTCTGGCGGACGAGCTGCTGGCCGGGCTCGGCCGCCAGGGCTACGCCGTGGACTGGCTGGCCGACGGCCGCGATGCCGCCCACCAGGGCGCCAGCGAACCCTATGACCTGATCGTGCTGGACCTCGGCCTGCCCGGTCGCCCGGGCCTCGACGTGCTGCGCGAATGGCGGGCGGGCGGGCTGGCGACGCCTGTGCTGATCCTCACCGCGAGGGATTCCTGGGCCGAGCGCATCGAGGGCCTCAAGGCCGGTGCCGACGACTACCTGACCAAACCCTTCCACCCGGAGGAACTGGCCCTGCGCATCCAGTCGCTGCTGCGCCGCGCCCGGGGCCTGGCCAACCAGCCACACCTCGAAGCGGCTGGCCTGCAGCTGGACGAAGGCCGCCAATGCGTCACCCGTGGCGGGGAGGAAGTGGACCTGACCGCCGCCGAGTTCCGCCTCCTGCGCTACTTCATGCTCCACCCGGGCCAGCTGCTGTCCAAGAGCCACCTGGCCGAGCACCTCTATGACGGGGAGACCGAGCGCGACTCCAACGTCATCGAGGTTCACGTCAACCACCTGCGGCGTAAGCTCGGGCGCAGCGTGATCGAGACCCGCCGTGGCCAGGGCTACCGCTTCACCGGTGCCACCGAGTGA
- the hmpA gene encoding NO-inducible flavohemoprotein, whose protein sequence is MLSSQVRAIVKSTVPLLETGGEALTTHFYKMMLTEYPQVRPLFNQAHQASGDQARALANGVLMYARHIDQLEVLGPLVSRIVAKHVALQILPEHYPIVGDCLLRSIREVLGEDIATDEVIDAWAQAYELLAGLLIGSEEEVYAASAEAPGGWRGARGFIVERKVAESEEITSFHLVPEDGGAVLDFAPGQFIGLRLDIDGEEARRNYSLSAAANGRSYRISVKREPGGKVSNFLHDRVGEGDRIELFAPAGDFILRPGRKPLVLITAGVGITPALAMLEVAQHSDRPIHFIHCARNGAVHAFRDWVENIAAQRQNFRHFVCYSEPSQSDRADATGFLTLERLSGWLPAERDLDAYFLGPKPFMAQVKKHLKTLGVPDGQCHYEFFGPASALDS, encoded by the coding sequence ATGCTGTCCAGCCAAGTGCGTGCCATCGTCAAGTCCACCGTCCCCCTGCTGGAGACGGGCGGCGAAGCCCTGACCACCCATTTCTACAAGATGATGCTCACCGAGTACCCGCAGGTCCGCCCGCTGTTCAACCAGGCCCACCAGGCCAGCGGCGACCAGGCCCGCGCCCTCGCCAACGGCGTGCTGATGTACGCCCGCCACATCGACCAGCTCGAGGTCCTGGGCCCGCTGGTCAGCCGCATCGTCGCCAAGCACGTCGCCTTGCAGATCCTTCCCGAGCACTACCCGATCGTGGGGGACTGCCTGCTGCGCTCCATCCGCGAGGTCCTGGGCGAGGACATCGCAACGGACGAGGTCATCGACGCCTGGGCCCAGGCCTATGAGCTGCTGGCTGGCCTGCTGATCGGCTCGGAAGAGGAGGTCTACGCCGCCAGTGCCGAGGCCCCCGGCGGCTGGCGCGGCGCACGTGGCTTCATCGTCGAGCGCAAGGTCGCGGAAAGCGAGGAGATCACCTCCTTCCACCTGGTGCCTGAAGATGGCGGCGCGGTGCTTGACTTCGCCCCCGGCCAGTTCATCGGCCTGCGCCTGGACATCGATGGCGAGGAGGCACGCCGCAACTACTCCCTCTCCGCAGCCGCCAACGGCCGCTCCTACCGCATCAGTGTCAAACGCGAGCCAGGCGGCAAGGTTTCCAACTTCCTCCACGATCGCGTCGGCGAAGGCGACCGTATCGAACTGTTCGCGCCGGCCGGCGACTTCATCCTGCGCCCCGGGAGGAAGCCCCTGGTGCTGATCACCGCCGGCGTCGGTATCACCCCTGCGCTGGCCATGCTCGAAGTGGCGCAACACAGCGATCGGCCGATCCACTTCATCCACTGCGCGCGCAACGGCGCGGTCCACGCCTTCCGTGACTGGGTGGAGAACATCGCCGCCCAGCGCCAGAACTTCCGTCACTTCGTCTGCTACAGCGAGCCGTCCCAAAGCGATCGTGCCGACGCCACCGGCTTCCTCACCCTCGAGCGCCTGTCGGGCTGGCTACCCGCCGAGCGCGACCTGGACGCCTACTTCCTCGGGCCCAAGCCCTTCATGGCCCAGGTGAAGAAGCACCTGAAGACCCTGGGCGTACCCGACGGGCAATGCCACTACGAGTTCTTCGGCCCTGCCAGCGCCCTGGACAGCTGA
- a CDS encoding PepSY domain-containing protein — protein MRLIMRYSGILALVLAVFALEAVARDLDQDEALKLREEGVIMPLEQLLHRALGLYPGARLLEAELEEEDDVYVYEVELLTTEGVVRELELDARDGRILKDEEDD, from the coding sequence ATGCGACTGATCATGCGCTACAGCGGCATCCTCGCCCTGGTCCTGGCGGTCTTCGCCCTCGAGGCGGTGGCCCGTGACCTGGACCAGGACGAAGCCCTGAAGCTCCGCGAGGAAGGGGTGATCATGCCCCTCGAACAACTGCTGCACCGGGCCCTGGGGTTGTACCCCGGGGCTCGCCTGCTGGAGGCGGAGCTGGAAGAGGAAGACGATGTCTATGTCTACGAAGTCGAACTGCTGACCACCGAAGGCGTGGTGCGGGAGCTGGAACTGGACGCCCGCGACGGGCGCATCCTGAAGGACGAGGAGGATGACTGA
- a CDS encoding DUF5329 family protein gives MASSGCLFIRNGSEYPATEARDHLQKKLDYLEKKGLVDSSEDFIARAATESSMSGKPYKVRCNGQEQLSAEWLKAELARLRSARP, from the coding sequence GTGGCGTCGAGTGGCTGCCTGTTCATCCGCAACGGCAGTGAGTACCCGGCGACCGAAGCCCGCGATCACCTGCAGAAGAAGCTCGACTACCTGGAGAAGAAGGGCCTGGTCGATTCCAGCGAGGACTTCATCGCCCGCGCCGCCACCGAGAGCAGCATGAGCGGCAAGCCCTACAAGGTGCGCTGCAACGGCCAGGAACAGCTCTCCGCGGAATGGCTGAAGGCCGAGCTGGCGCGCCTGCGCTCCGCCCGGCCCTGA
- a CDS encoding patatin-like phospholipase family protein, with protein sequence MSAIHIKSPALTLRAGSRALARIRERGLQPADVKILPGAAGGPKALGIQGLDLALFGDWLPRAPQERSLIGASIGSWRFASACLPDAAKGISRLGELYTAQRFPKGVTMAEVSRLCAQMLDHLLEGQDAHVLSNPHYRLNVVVVKSHGLLAHDRRGALGLGLGSVIGSNLLGRPRLARHFERVILHDSRLAPPLAALEDFPSRCLALDAGNLRHALLASGSIPMVMEGVRDIPGAGPGTYRDGGLLDYHLDLPYSGDGVVLYPHFTDKVIPGWFDKGLPWRRGDAVRLQDVLLLAPSREYLATLPHGKLPDRKDFTRYLGDDAGRERYWRKAMSESQRLGDEFLELVDGGRLAERLQPL encoded by the coding sequence ATGAGCGCCATCCACATCAAGTCGCCCGCCCTCACCCTGCGCGCCGGCAGCCGTGCCCTGGCACGCATCCGCGAGCGCGGCCTGCAGCCGGCCGACGTGAAGATCCTCCCCGGCGCCGCCGGCGGCCCCAAGGCGCTGGGCATCCAGGGCCTGGACCTGGCGCTGTTCGGCGACTGGCTGCCCCGCGCGCCCCAGGAGCGCTCGCTGATCGGCGCCTCCATCGGCTCCTGGCGCTTCGCCAGCGCCTGCCTGCCGGACGCCGCCAAGGGCATCAGCCGCCTGGGCGAGCTGTACACCGCGCAACGCTTCCCCAAGGGCGTGACCATGGCCGAGGTCAGCCGCCTCTGCGCGCAGATGCTCGACCACTTGCTGGAAGGCCAGGACGCCCATGTGCTGAGCAACCCGCACTATCGCCTCAACGTGGTGGTGGTGAAGAGCCATGGCCTGCTCGCCCATGACCGCCGTGGTGCGCTGGGGCTCGGCCTGGGCTCGGTGATCGGCTCCAACCTGCTGGGGCGCCCGCGCCTGGCCCGGCACTTCGAGCGGGTGATCCTGCATGACAGCCGCCTGGCCCCGCCCCTGGCCGCGCTGGAAGACTTCCCCTCGCGCTGCCTGGCCCTGGACGCCGGCAACCTCCGCCACGCCCTGCTGGCCTCCGGTTCCATCCCCATGGTGATGGAAGGCGTGCGCGACATCCCGGGCGCCGGCCCCGGCACCTACCGCGACGGCGGCCTGCTCGACTACCACCTCGACCTGCCCTACAGCGGCGACGGCGTGGTGCTCTACCCGCACTTCACCGACAAGGTGATCCCCGGCTGGTTCGACAAGGGCCTGCCCTGGCGACGTGGCGATGCAGTGCGCCTGCAGGACGTGCTGCTGCTCGCCCCCTCGCGGGAGTACCTGGCCACCCTGCCCCACGGCAAGCTGCCGGACCGCAAGGACTTCACCCGCTACCTGGGTGACGACGCCGGCCGCGAGCGCTACTGGCGCAAGGCGATGAGCGAGAGCCAGCGCCTCGGTGACGAATTCCTCGAATTGGTGGATGGCGGCCGCCTGGCCGAACGCCTGCAGCCGCTCTGA
- a CDS encoding PepSY domain-containing protein yields the protein MKKLTALFAVATLAATAGIAQARDLGPDEALKLRDAGTIQSFEKLNAAAIAKHPGSTVNETELEEEYGRYIYQVELRDPQGVQWDLELDATNGQILKDHQDD from the coding sequence ATGAAAAAACTCACTGCCCTGTTCGCCGTCGCCACCCTCGCTGCCACCGCCGGTATCGCCCAGGCCCGTGACCTCGGCCCGGACGAAGCCCTGAAGCTGCGTGACGCCGGCACCATCCAGTCGTTCGAGAAGCTCAACGCCGCCGCCATCGCCAAGCACCCCGGCTCCACCGTCAACGAGACCGAGCTGGAAGAGGAATACGGCCGCTACATCTACCAGGTCGAACTGCGTGATCCCCAGGGCGTGCAGTGGGACCTGGAGCTGGACGCCACCAATGGCCAGATACTCAAGGATCACCAGGACGACTGA